The following proteins come from a genomic window of Pseudomonas sp. Z8(2022):
- a CDS encoding hydrolase, translating into MLMRAKDSTLLVIDLQERLLPAIDGGAAVVEQAAWLVQVAQRLQVPVITTEQYPRGLGTTEPGLRALLPDAGMREKIHFSATAGAGLFDLSGGERRQFIVCGTETHVCVLQTVLGLLAAGREVFVVDEAVGSRRPRDKELGLARMERAGAVIVSREMVAFEWLEQAGTELFREVSRAFIR; encoded by the coding sequence ATGCTGATGCGAGCGAAGGATTCCACCCTGCTGGTGATCGACCTGCAGGAACGCCTGCTGCCGGCCATCGACGGCGGTGCGGCGGTGGTCGAGCAGGCCGCCTGGCTGGTCCAGGTGGCGCAGCGCCTGCAGGTGCCGGTGATCACCACCGAGCAGTACCCCAGGGGGCTGGGGACGACCGAGCCGGGCCTGCGCGCACTGCTGCCGGACGCGGGCATGCGTGAGAAGATCCACTTCTCCGCCACCGCTGGCGCCGGATTGTTCGATCTGTCGGGCGGCGAGCGCCGGCAATTCATCGTCTGCGGTACGGAAACCCACGTCTGCGTGCTGCAGACGGTACTGGGCCTGCTGGCGGCCGGGCGTGAAGTGTTCGTGGTGGACGAGGCGGTCGGCTCGCGGCGGCCACGGGACAAGGAGCTGGGCCTGGCACGGATGGAGCGCGCCGGGGCGGTGATCGTCTCGCGCGAGATGGTCGCCTTCGAGTGGCTCGAGCAGGCGGGTACCGAGCTGTTTCGCGAGGTCAGCCGCGCTTTCATTCGCTGA